Part of the Terrisporobacter glycolicus ATCC 14880 = DSM 1288 genome is shown below.
AATCTTAATGCAAATTTCTTTCCATCTACTACTAATGTATGACCTGCATTATTTCCACCTTGTCCTCTTATTACTACATCAGCTTGAGTAGCAAGAAAATCAATCACTTTTCCTTTTCCCTCATCGCCCCATTGAGAACCAACAACTGCTACTGTTTTCATTTATTTCACCTCTATTATCTATATATTAAATTTCATAAAATCTAATATATAATTTATTTTCAACTTATTATCGAACACTTACGTTATATATTTTAACAAATATTCGTTTTAGTTTCAACTTTTTTAATTTTTAATTACTTTTAATATGTATCTTTCTATTTCTTCTAAACTTTTTCCATTAATAATATTATCCCTTTTTTCAATAAATATATCATTAAATTTCTCAACTTCATCTAAATCCTTACCCGTAAAGACTTTTTCTATAGATCCTGTCATTGTATTTATCATATATATGTTATACTGATTCTTCTCTTCCATTAAATAAATTACTATGGTTTCTTTTAATTCATTATCCACTATCCTAAACAAATTACTTTCTTTATTAACAATTCCCATATCTGGATATACAAAAAACATTTTTATTTTCATTTTATTATTCTCCATATAGACTTATTTTTGGACATAAATATGAGTTGTTTAAAAGATACTCCTATCTTATAAACAACCCTTTAATTAAGTTTTACACATATTTATTTAGTTATTCACATTTATCCACATACTATTTGTGGATACTGTGTATAACATTTCATTGTATAGACTACATTTAATACTATTTTTTCATATTTATCCACATTTTTCTCAAATATAGAAAGGTTGTTCTGTGGATATATGTTTATATTTCTCTAACTTTGTCGGCAAATTTTTGTACTTGGCCAAACCATACTAATTCTACATTACCCGTTTCACCATGTCTATTTTTTGCAATTATAACTTCACCTATATTTTTCTTTTCAGAATCATCATGATAATATTCATCTCTGTATAAAAACATAACTATATCTGCATCCTGCTCTATAGACCCAGACTCTCTTAAATCTGATAATATAGGCCTATGGTCTTTTCTAAGTTCTGGAGAACGAGATAGCTGTGAAAGGGCAACCACAGGACAATCTAGTTCCTTAGCTAATATTTTTAAAGATCTAGAAATCTTAGCTATCTCTTGTTGCCTGTTTTCATTTTTGCCCTCTCCCTCCATTAATTGAAGGTAGTCTATTAAGATTAAATCTAATCCCTTTTCTATTTTTAATCTTCTACATTTTGATCTTATTTCTGATATTTTTATACCAGGAGTATCATCTATGAAAATATTAGCTTCTGATAATACTGCCATAGCATCTATTATTCTTGGCCAATCTGATTCTCCAAGGGAACCAGTTTTTATTTTACTTAACTCCACATTAGATTGTGCAGATAACATACGTTGAACTAGCTGTTCCTTAGACATCTCTAAACTAAATACTGCCACAGATGCATTACCTTTTAATGCAGCATTTTGAACAAGATTCAGTGAAAATGCTGTTTTTCCCATGGCTGGTCTTGCTGCTAGCAGAATTAAGTCTGTTCTTTGAAGTCCGTTTATTTTTTTATTTAAATCTGTAAATCCAGTAGTTATTCCTGTAACATCACTTTTTTGCGTACACAACCTTTCAATCATATCAAAGGTATCTTGTAGAACTAAGTTTATTGGTTGAATATCATCACCAGATTTTTCTTGAGATATATCAAATATATTTTTTTCTGCCTGATCTAATATTTCCTGAACATCTGTAGAAGCATCATATCCTAAGTTTATAATCTCATTAGACGCCTTTATAAGCTGTCTCATAACAGATTTTTCTTTCACTATGTTGGCGTAATACTTTACATTTGATGTCGTTGGAACTATTGTTGAAAGGCTTGTTAGATAACTAATACCTCCAACATTATCTAAATGACCTTCTTTTCTTAATTCCTCTATTAATGTTATCAAATCTATTGGTTCATTATTACTATTTAACTTTAACATAGACTCATATATTATTTTGTGGGCTTCTTTATAGAAATCACTAGGATTTATGGTTTCTGCCACAGTTATAATTGCGTCTTTATCAAGGATAATAGAACCTAATATTGATTGCTCTGATTCCACACTATGTGGAGGAATTCTACTTATATCCTCCATTATTATCACCTCAGCCTAGTGCTTATTGTTTTTCTTTAACATCTACTCTTATCTTCGTAGTAACTTTTTGATGTATTTTTATTTCAACAAATCTTGAACCTAATACTCTAATTGGCTCATCAAGTGAAATTTTTCTTTTATCTACTTCTATGTTATGCTGTTTCTTTAATTGTTCTGCTACATCTTTAGAAGTTATTGACCCAAATAATCTTCCAGCATCACCAGCTTTAGAATATATAGTTACAGCCATGTCTTCCATTTTCTTTCCTAATTCAACAGCTTCTTTATATTCTTTTTGAGCTTTTAATTCTTTTGATTTATTTTTTTCATTTAATTCTTTTACATTTGTATTGTCAGCAACTACTGCCATTTTTTTAGGTAATAAAAAGTTTTTTGCATATCCATCACTTACTTCTTTAACTTCTCCTTTTTTACCTGTTCCTTTAACATCTTTTAATAATATTACTTTCATTTAGTCTTCCTCCCTTAAGTATTGTTCAATTATTTCATGTACTTTCATGTAAGCTTCCTTAATAGATACTCCCTCCAGTTGAGCACCGGCTATATCCATGTGTCCGCCTCCACCTAGCTTTTCCATTAAAACATGTACATTTATCTTTCCTAATGACCTTGCACTTATGAATACAGTTCCATCCTTTTCACCAAGTACAAATGATGCCTCTATTTTTTTTACCGTCAATAATTCATCTGCAGCCTGAGCAATGACCACATTAATATTTTCAGACTGTATTTTTGAATAAGATATACATATTCTATTATCAATAATACGAGTATTACTTATAATTTCTGCCTTCGTTTTAAAATCCTCCACATTTGATCTAAATAATTTCTTAACTTCTGTAGTATCTGCTCCTGCCTTCTTTAAATAAGAAGCTGCCTCAAAGGTTCTTACTCCTGTTTTAAATGCAAAGAATTTTGTATCTAAACTTATTCCTGCAAGAAGTCCTTCTGCTGTAAGTTTATTTATTTTAACGTCATCCTCTAAATATTGGACAACTTCTGTTACCATTTCACAAGTAGATGATACATATATTTCATGGAATGATAAAACAGTGTCTTGAATAGATTCCACACCTTTTCTATGGTGGTCTATTACTGCTACTTTTTTACTGATTCCTAACAATTCTTCACATTCCGTATAGCTAGGTCTATGAGTATCAACTACAACTACTAATGTATCTCTAGTACAATTTTTTATTGCATCTTCTTTACTTATAAATAAATCCTTATAATATTCGCATTTGTTCAACCTGCTCACAAACTCATCTATAGACTCGTTAACAGAGTCCAACACTATATATGTTTCTTTTTTCAAAGATTTACATATATCATATATACCTACTGCTGCTCCCATAGCATCTAGATCAGGATACTTATGACCCATTATATAAATAGTTTTACTTTGGGATACTATCTCTTTTAATGCATGACCTATTAGCCTAGATTTAACTTTCGTTGTCTTTTCAACTGCCTTAGATTTTCCTCCATAAAATTCAAACTTATCTTTTGTTTTTACAATAGCTTGATCTCCTCCTCTACCTAGAGCCAAATCTAAAGCTCCAGTAGCAAGTTTAATATTTTCATAAATGGAGTCTCCATTTCTTCCAACACCTATACTTATGGTTACAGGAAGCGTATTTCCATAATCAATATCTCTTATTGTATCTAGTATTGTAAATTTATTTTCTTGAAGTATAGATAAACCTTTTTGATTAGTTATAACTATGTATTTATCCTT
Proteins encoded:
- a CDS encoding DHH family phosphoesterase; the protein is MRNKPSFKINMPEINIYILIIGITSLILLFYNLYIGCLFFFGFVYIVFHNWRIANFRKKEWNRYIENLSLDIDETTKKAIMNLPIPLCILEFDGNISWYNKKFYDMTQSPDLLGENIDNIVKNLNLRKVLNENKEMYTEVSYKDREYTVVYNVIKNEQDDQVKYLMMLYWIDKTQYLALSQKYEEEKNIIMLIQVDGYDEVLKSADEDKRSLISVELERILSGLETSLQAAVKRTSKDKYIVITNQKGLSILQENKFTILDTIRDIDYGNTLPVTISIGVGRNGDSIYENIKLATGALDLALGRGGDQAIVKTKDKFEFYGGKSKAVEKTTKVKSRLIGHALKEIVSQSKTIYIMGHKYPDLDAMGAAVGIYDICKSLKKETYIVLDSVNESIDEFVSRLNKCEYYKDLFISKEDAIKNCTRDTLVVVVDTHRPSYTECEELLGISKKVAVIDHHRKGVESIQDTVLSFHEIYVSSTCEMVTEVVQYLEDDVKINKLTAEGLLAGISLDTKFFAFKTGVRTFEAASYLKKAGADTTEVKKLFRSNVEDFKTKAEIISNTRIIDNRICISYSKIQSENINVVIAQAADELLTVKKIEASFVLGEKDGTVFISARSLGKINVHVLMEKLGGGGHMDIAGAQLEGVSIKEAYMKVHEIIEQYLREED
- the rplI gene encoding 50S ribosomal protein L9, with amino-acid sequence MKVILLKDVKGTGKKGEVKEVSDGYAKNFLLPKKMAVVADNTNVKELNEKNKSKELKAQKEYKEAVELGKKMEDMAVTIYSKAGDAGRLFGSITSKDVAEQLKKQHNIEVDKRKISLDEPIRVLGSRFVEIKIHQKVTTKIRVDVKEKQ
- the dnaB gene encoding replicative DNA helicase, which produces MEDISRIPPHSVESEQSILGSIILDKDAIITVAETINPSDFYKEAHKIIYESMLKLNSNNEPIDLITLIEELRKEGHLDNVGGISYLTSLSTIVPTTSNVKYYANIVKEKSVMRQLIKASNEIINLGYDASTDVQEILDQAEKNIFDISQEKSGDDIQPINLVLQDTFDMIERLCTQKSDVTGITTGFTDLNKKINGLQRTDLILLAARPAMGKTAFSLNLVQNAALKGNASVAVFSLEMSKEQLVQRMLSAQSNVELSKIKTGSLGESDWPRIIDAMAVLSEANIFIDDTPGIKISEIRSKCRRLKIEKGLDLILIDYLQLMEGEGKNENRQQEIAKISRSLKILAKELDCPVVALSQLSRSPELRKDHRPILSDLRESGSIEQDADIVMFLYRDEYYHDDSEKKNIGEVIIAKNRHGETGNVELVWFGQVQKFADKVREI